The following are from one region of the Rhodopirellula sp. P2 genome:
- a CDS encoding SLC13 family permease: MESLFDPLVWPTVWPMWLTIGVAIALLVGLATRAAATDLLALTALSVLVVVQDLTGTPLLPDPTQAVAGFGNKGLITIALLFSVVAGLELTGGTELATGWLLSKAKNLRDTQIRMLLPVALLSGFLNNTPVVAAMLPVVGDLGKRLSISPSRLLLPLSYAAILGGMCTLMGTSTNLLVRDEYNKYVAGAAAAGAEMQLSELSFFTPAIAGIPATILGLIYIIGASKWLLPERKPAVSVGDDPQKYTVEMQVELTGPLVGKTLQEAGLRALPGLYVAEVQRADGRIEPAKPDQRLYGEDILILVGDVDSVVDLRKIRGLVTPGDQARKLEIPAWRRTLVEAVVSPRCSLIGKTIREGRFRSNFNAAVVAVARGGRRLEGKLGDVRIEPGDVLLLEASKSFMHRQRGGSDFYLVSSVDRGEIRRHERAPLALGIMLVMVIVAALNWLSILSAAMMAACAMVLTRCCTTSEARRSIDWSVLIVIGSAIGIGRAMEQSGAAGQIAGGLLSIAQGSPLGTLIAIYVATVICTELITNNAAAMLMLPIAWTAGTQLGTDPMPMVVAVMIAASASFLTPFGYQTNTMVYGVGGYRLRDYIQFGLPLSLLVGVVSIGMLTWRYQ, encoded by the coding sequence ATGGAATCTCTGTTTGACCCGTTGGTTTGGCCGACCGTTTGGCCCATGTGGCTGACCATTGGCGTCGCCATTGCGCTGCTGGTTGGTTTGGCCACGCGAGCCGCTGCGACGGATTTGCTGGCGCTGACGGCATTGTCGGTGTTGGTCGTCGTTCAGGATTTGACGGGGACGCCCCTGTTGCCTGATCCGACTCAGGCGGTTGCGGGATTTGGCAACAAAGGCCTGATCACGATCGCTCTGTTGTTTTCGGTGGTCGCTGGATTGGAACTCACCGGCGGAACGGAGCTGGCCACGGGGTGGTTGCTGTCCAAGGCCAAGAATCTTCGCGACACACAGATCCGAATGTTGCTGCCGGTGGCGCTCTTGAGCGGATTTTTGAACAACACCCCAGTGGTCGCGGCGATGTTGCCAGTGGTGGGCGATCTGGGAAAACGATTGTCGATCAGCCCCAGTCGATTGTTGCTGCCGCTTTCCTACGCCGCAATTCTGGGGGGAATGTGCACGTTGATGGGAACCAGCACGAATCTGCTGGTTCGCGACGAGTACAACAAATACGTGGCGGGCGCCGCTGCAGCCGGCGCGGAGATGCAGTTGTCGGAACTCAGCTTCTTCACACCGGCGATCGCCGGGATTCCGGCGACCATCCTGGGATTGATCTACATCATCGGGGCGTCCAAGTGGTTGTTGCCCGAGCGCAAGCCAGCCGTCAGTGTCGGGGACGACCCACAGAAGTACACCGTCGAAATGCAGGTCGAATTGACGGGGCCGTTGGTGGGCAAGACGCTGCAGGAGGCTGGTTTGCGGGCTCTGCCCGGTTTGTACGTGGCTGAGGTTCAACGAGCTGACGGTCGCATCGAGCCCGCCAAACCAGATCAACGGCTGTATGGCGAAGACATCCTGATCTTGGTGGGCGACGTGGACAGCGTGGTCGATCTGCGAAAGATCCGTGGTTTGGTGACTCCCGGTGACCAAGCCCGGAAATTGGAGATTCCCGCATGGCGACGAACGCTGGTCGAAGCTGTCGTCAGTCCTCGGTGCAGCTTGATTGGCAAAACCATTCGCGAGGGACGCTTTCGATCCAACTTCAACGCTGCGGTGGTCGCGGTTGCCCGCGGTGGACGGCGTTTGGAAGGCAAGCTGGGCGACGTTCGAATTGAACCAGGCGATGTGTTGCTATTGGAAGCCTCCAAGTCGTTCATGCATCGACAGCGTGGCGGCAGCGATTTCTATCTTGTCAGCAGCGTCGATCGAGGTGAAATTCGCCGTCACGAACGGGCACCGCTGGCGTTGGGGATCATGTTGGTGATGGTGATCGTGGCGGCATTGAATTGGTTGTCGATTTTGAGCGCGGCGATGATGGCTGCTTGTGCGATGGTGCTGACCCGTTGTTGCACGACCTCGGAAGCCCGACGCAGCATCGATTGGTCGGTGTTGATCGTGATTGGTTCGGCGATCGGAATTGGCCGGGCGATGGAACAAAGCGGGGCGGCAGGGCAAATTGCTGGCGGGTTGTTGAGCATTGCTCAGGGAAGTCCGTTGGGCACGTTGATCGCGATTTACGTCGCCACCGTGATCTGCACCGAGTTGATCACCAACAACGCTGCGGCAATGTTGATGCTGCCGATCGCCTGGACGGCCGGAACCCAGTTGGGGACGGACCCGATGCCAATGGTGGTGGCGGTGATGATTGCGGCCTCGGCCAGTTTCCTGACCCCGTTTGGTTATCAGACGAACACGATGGTGTACGGTGTCGGTGGGTATCGATTGCGAGACTACATTCAATTTGGGCTGCCGCTGAGTCTGCTTGTCGGTGTGGTTTCGATTGGAATGTTGACGTGGAGGTATCAATGA
- a CDS encoding DUF3311 domain-containing protein, producing the protein MPNSTDSSAPPDRHGLSGGALLIAGLVIVLLILHQDNWLWTNDTLLFGFMPIGLAWHAGISIAASFTWFLATRIAWPIDEEEPQR; encoded by the coding sequence ATGCCCAACTCGACTGATTCGTCCGCACCGCCTGACCGACACGGTCTCTCAGGCGGCGCCCTCCTCATCGCCGGTTTGGTCATCGTGCTCTTGATCCTTCACCAAGACAATTGGTTGTGGACCAACGACACGTTGCTGTTCGGATTCATGCCCATCGGACTGGCCTGGCACGCCGGGATCTCGATCGCGGCATCCTTCACATGGTTTTTGGCGACACGCATCGCTTGGCCAATCGATGAAGAGGAGCCACAACGATGA